ATCTTCAAAGCCCTGATCCTCCGGGCGGAGCGGATACGTGTCGCCGAGGTGCCATTTGCCGAACATCGCCGTGCGATAGCCCGCCGCCCGAAGCGACTCGGCGATAGTGATTTCGTTCGTACTCATCAGCGACCGGCCCATGATGGTGTGCCAGACGCCGGTGCGCGTCGAGTACCGCCCGCTCATCAGGGCCGACCGCGTCTCGGCACACGTCGGATCAACGTGAAAATTGGTGAATCGCACGGAGTGATCGTGCAGCGTGTCCATGTTGGGCGTGTGAATGATCGGATTGCCGTTGGCGTGAATGTCGCCGTAGCCCTGGTCGTCGGTGATGATGAGGATCACATTGGGCCGCTCGGCGGCTTGAACGATCGGAGCGAGAATCACGATCAGAGCGCACAACAACTTCTTCATGGATCATTACCTCGGCAGATGTTCGATGAGCAGGTCGGCCAGCGCCTGCGGGTTGTCGACGTTGAGCCAGTGTCCGCCTTCCACGTGATGCAGATGCACACGACCGTGGACGGACTTCGCCGCGGCGATCCGCTCACACGCCGCATCGGTCAGTAAGGATGAACGCGTCGCCTTCACCAGATGCACCTCGACCCCCTCCGGCGGTGCGTCAATCAGCGGCCAGAGGTCCGCCTGATAGAACCCCATCAGCAGATGTTCTATTGCGTCCAGATCGATGCGCCATGTGAACCGCCCCCCGTCATTGTGCAGATTCATTGCCATCCACTGCGCGATCGGCTCGCTGAGCCCGCGCTCGGCCAGACCGGCGACCGCCTCCGCGCGTGTGTCGAACGCATCGGGCAGCGCGCGAAGATGATGGAGCATCGTCCATGCCTCCCCCGCCGGTTCGCGCACGGCCGGGGTCGAGTCGATGACCCATACCTGCCGCAAACCCGGCGGTTTGCTCTGTGCGTATTGCATGGCGACCTTGCCGCCGAAGGAATGACCGAGCACCGCGTCGAAACGGCCCAGTGCGTACAGGTCCGCCGCGGTGCGGTCGAACGTCGGCTCACCAGGAAGATCGGTCG
Above is a window of Planctomycetota bacterium DNA encoding:
- a CDS encoding sulfatase-like hydrolase/transferase, whose translation is MKKLLCALIVILAPIVQAAERPNVILIITDDQGYGDIHANGNPIIHTPNMDTLHDHSVRFTNFHVDPTCAETRSALMSGRYSTRTGVWHTIMGRSLMSTNEITIAESLRAAGYRTAMFGKWHLGDTYPLRPEDQGFEDTLHIRGGGDGQGPDWWGNDYFDDTYYRNDKPEKFEGYCTDVWFREALKYIGKHKAEPFFVYLATNAPHGPYN
- a CDS encoding alpha/beta fold hydrolase yields the protein MHADQPHHHVFHADHARPIARLGVLHGAFGSGRNWMGVMRPVVEARHDYAAVLVDLRGHGRSTDLPGEPTFDRTAADLYALGRFDAVLGHSFGGKVAMQYAQSKPPGLRQVWVIDSTPAVREPAGEAWTMLHHLRALPDAFDTRAEAVAGLAERGLSEPIAQWMAMNLHNDGGRFTWRIDLDAIEHLLMGFYQADLWPLIDAPPEGVEVHLVKATRSSLLTDAACERIAAAKSVHGRVHLHHVEGGHWLNVDNPQALADLLIEHLPR